The following DNA comes from Chloroflexota bacterium.
TGTCTGCCTCACGAAATTGACAGGGACGGACAAGATACACAGGATATTTATCCTCTCCATCCTGTATATCGGTGTTAATCCAGCACTTGCTTGATGGCGGATAGGACTTCGTGGATTTCTTGCTCGGTGGTGTAACCTAGATGGCCGATGCGGAATATCTTGCCCGCAAGCGAGCCCTGCCCACCGGTTAGCACGACGCCGTGGTCGTCTCGCAGCGCGCCAACGAACTTGCCGCCGTCGACGCCGTCCGGCACATTCACAGCAGTGACGGTGTCCGATGCTACGCTTTCGTCCGGGAAGAGCGTCAGCCCTAGGTCTTTCACACCATCGCGGGTCAGCTTGCCTATCGTTGCGTGGCGCTCGTACACGCCGCCCATGCCCTCGTCTAGGATGCGCTTCAGCGCGACATCGAGGCCAAACATCACCGATATGGCGGGCGTGTACGGAGGCTGCCCGATTTCGTAGTAGCGCTTGTACATCGCCATGTCGAAGTAGTAGCGCGGCATCTTCGCCTGCGCGTGCGCTTCCCATGCGCGCTCGCTGAAGCTGATAAACGCCAGACCGGGCGGCAGCATCCAGCCCTTCTGCGACGCGGTCGCGACCACATCGCATCCCCACGCGTCCGTGCTGATGGGAATAGAGCAGACGCTGCTGATGCCGTCCACGAGCAGCAGCAGGTCGAATTCGCCCTTCACGACCGCGGCGATCGCCTGAAGATCGTTCGTAACGCCGGTGGAAGTCTCGTTGTGCGTAACCAGAACGGCTTTGACATCCGGATTGTCGTTCAGCGTCTGCCGGATGGTGTCCGGGTCCGCCGCGCTGCCATATGGGAAGTCGAGGCTGATGACTTCCGCACCGAACAGCTCGGCTATCTCGCCAAAGCGCTCGCCGAACACACCCACACACACGTTGACCACCTTGTCGCCGGGCGACAGCGTGTTGACAATCGCCGCCTCCATCGCACCCGTACCCGACGAGGTCATTATATACAGGTCGTTCTCGGTCTCGAAGACCCGCTTAACACCCTCAGTCGTGCGATATAGCAGGTCCTCGTACTCGGGGCCACGGTGGTTGATCATCTGCCAAGACATCGATTCGAGGATGTCGTCCGGCACAGGTATGGGACCAGGGGTTCGCAGGTTCACTTCTCCGTGTCCTCCGTTCTCTCGCTTGTGCTCATGGTTGTTGCCAATCGTTGTTTCTACCGCTTATTTGTCTTGCACAGCGCGCCTTTGTACAATGCGCACAACTTTCGATTTTAACACATCGGCATTATATTGCGCTAAAATACCGTCCTGTAAGACGATTTCACAGTTCCCTACTGTTGTCATTCCGAATGCAGTGAGGAATCTGAATCGTCGCATGCAAAACTGTTGCCGACTTTAGATTTCTCGCTTCGCTCGAAACGACAGGGATAAATTGCATTTGTGAAATCGCCTCTGTCCTCATCCTGTATCAACTACGCAAGTTTAGAATTAAAGTTTAGGAATTACCGATGCCAAAGCTTCTGACAACCGCGCTGCACACATTTGTCGCGGCCGTTGGTGCAATTGTCATCGGCGCGCTGGCGTTGGCAGCGGCAGGCATAGCGCAGGCAGCACCGCCGTCGCAGTCTGACTTGCTCGAAGTTCGCATTCAGCGCGTCACGATGATCAGCGACTTCGAGGACAACATAAAGACCACATTTGGACGCGGCGCGCGCATCAGGACGGAAGTCGAACTCCGAGACCTGCGCGACCCTGACGCCATCGCGTCCAATGCGCCGGATTATCGCGCCGAATACATCCTGTCATCTTCGGTGAACAGCCTGCGGCTCGGCACGGTATATCAAGGGCGCAACGACCCGGCAAGCCTCAAGAGCGCTGTACTTACGCCCGGCGAAGAAGGCATATTCGAGATTTATTGGAATGTGCCTTACGACTTCGGCGGCGGCGAATACAACCTCCGCGTGGAAGTCAGCAAGGCGGACAGTCCACACGCCGTCGAACACCACCTGCAGCGCGATTTTCGGGTGAGCGAACGCTCCGAGTATGTGCACATCTCCAAGAATCGATACGACTTCGGCAACATAGACGACGAAGAGACTCCGCGCAGCGACATCATCTTCATTGCGCCCATAAACGGGCAGGCGGGAGACTTGATATGGCGTGTTACCGAATGGCCTTCGGAATGGCTGAATCTCGTTGATCCGCTGCCCGATCCCGACGATCCGACGCAATCCGTTGAGGTCGTTAACAACGGCTCCATCGTGCTGCAGGTCGAGGAAACGACGCTATTCGGCAATTTCCAAAACGAAGATGTGGTCGTAAGCACCAACGCGGGCGATTACACAATCAAGGTCAGCGGAAATATCGACAGGCATCCCGGCGGCAAAATCTCCGACTTCGGCATGAGACCGCCAAGGCGATTTGACGCCGGCGACATCGTGAAGTTCAGATACCGCATCGACAATAGCGGGCGCACGAATCTGCTGTACCGCGTAACATTCATCGTCACGAGTCCGACGAATACAGTCATCTACGACAGCAGCGTTGCCGCCGAAGATGCCTTGATCGAAGTGGATGACGGCGAAAACTCGGGCATTCAGGAATTCGAATGGCAGATACCGCACGACTCGATTGATGGGATATACCGCGTCGGCATCCAACTACGAAACGCGTACGACTTCGGATCCGCCGTATATTCATCGATTGACTATACCGACCATGACGCCGTAACTTTCAGCGTGCTTGAAGGACCGTTGCTAGAAGTTAGCCCAACGGAGGTGCAGTTCGGCACTATATTAGACCATTCCGCCGATCAGGCGCGCGCGACATTCTCGGTAACGAACGTCGGCAGGCTGACGCTGGAATGGCGGGTTACATCCGTCCCGGATTGGGCAGAACTCGTAAGCCCGCTAGGACCCGTAACCGGCGATGGCGAGATAACGTTGCGAATCAAGGAAGACGCCGCGACGGGCAGCTTCCTGAGCACGATGACAATCGAATCCAACGGCGGCAACGCATCGGTGACCCTAGGCGTGAACATCCCTCGCCACACGGCTGCAGCAACGCGCACGCCCGTCCCAACCGAAACGCCCGCGCCGACCAACACACCATTGCCGACCGAAACGCCCGTGCCTGAACCCACGGACACGCCTGTGCCGACCGAAACACCGGCACCCACAAGCACGCCAGCGCCCACTGCGACGAACACGCTGCCGCCCACAGGCACACCGCAACCTACCGCAACACTCGAGCCAACGGACACGCCAGCGCCAACAGCAACACCCACACCACAACCTACCAACACG
Coding sequences within:
- a CDS encoding alanine--glyoxylate aminotransferase family protein codes for the protein MSWQMINHRGPEYEDLLYRTTEGVKRVFETENDLYIMTSSGTGAMEAAIVNTLSPGDKVVNVCVGVFGERFGEIAELFGAEVISLDFPYGSAADPDTIRQTLNDNPDVKAVLVTHNETSTGVTNDLQAIAAVVKGEFDLLLLVDGISSVCSIPISTDAWGCDVVATASQKGWMLPPGLAFISFSERAWEAHAQAKMPRYYFDMAMYKRYYEIGQPPYTPAISVMFGLDVALKRILDEGMGGVYERHATIGKLTRDGVKDLGLTLFPDESVASDTVTAVNVPDGVDGGKFVGALRDDHGVVLTGGQGSLAGKIFRIGHLGYTTEQEIHEVLSAIKQVLD